The nucleotide window AGACCCGCCAGACGCTCGCCGACGCAGGGCGGGCATCTGCTCCGGTGCCTGCTGGTCTCACTGACCGGCAGGCGAAGGTCTGGGCCGCGGTCGCCGCCGGCCGGTCCACCCCGGCGGACATCGGCGCGGACCTTGAGCTCGCCAAGTCGCAGACGTACAAGCTGCTCGCCGAACTCACCGAGACCGGCTACGTCCGCAGGACCGCGAAGGGCCGCTACACGGTAACCAAGTGACCGTTTTCGTGCCAACTACGTGCCACCCGCGGCGACTCACCGTCGACACCATCGGGCACCGTCGACAGAATCGGTGCAGGCCACAGCACCGACGGCTCTGTGGCCTGGGGCAACAAACACATGAGCACCGTCAGCGACGCGTCGTAGCCGCGGTCAGTCCAGCCGGGCGGCGGGCAGGTCCGCGAGGATCGCGTCCACGGTCTGCGCCACCGACAGCTCCGAGGTGTCCAACCAGCGTCCCCGCCGCGGCGTCTCGTCGCGCAACGCGCGGTCGAGCGCGGCGAACTGCTGGTCGTCGGCGTAACCGGTCTTCTGCCTGGCCGCCTCGCGCCGCGCGACCACGTCCGGGCGCGGCGCGAGCACGACCAGGTAGCGCGGCCGGCTGGGCTGGTGACGGCGTCCACCAGCTCGGGCAGCAGGTGGCCGACGGCGATGTCCTGCAGCACGGCGGCGAACCCCGCGGCGGCGTAACCGTCCGCGACCTGCGCGGCCAGCCGGTAGCGCAACCGCAGCTGCGCGAGCGCCTCGCCGGCCGGTTCGCCCCGCGGCTCGGCGCGCCCACCCACGACCATGCGGCGGAAGGCGTCACCCCGCACGTGCGCGGAGCGCGGCAGCCGCTGCGCGAGAGCCTGCGCGACGGTCGACTTGCCCGCGGCCATCACCCCGGTCAGCACGACGACCGATCCGGCCAGGCCGTGACCGTCCGCAGCACTTCGTATGTCCGACACGAGTGTCAGACGGTAGCGTCGGGCTGCAACCGTGCGCGAGGAGGCCTACATGCGAGTGCTCGTTTCGGTCGACATGGAGGGCATCGCCGGCGTGGTCGCCGGTGACGACGTCCAACCGGGCCACCACGAGTACGAGCGCAACCGCGCGTACATGACGGCTGAGGCGAACGCCGCCGTGCGTGGCGTACTTGCCCACGACCCGGACGCCACGGTACTCGTCGCCGACGCGCACTCGGGCTTCCGCAACCTGCTCCCCCACGAGCTGGACCGTCGGTGCACGCTGATCCGCGGCAAGCCGCGCGCCCACGGCATGGTCGCCGGCCTGGACCACGACGTGGACGCCGTCGTCTTCATCGGGTACCACGGTCGCGCCGGCCTCGGCACGTCGGTGCTCTCGCACACCATCAGCGGCGCCGCCATCAGCGCGGTGCGCTGCAACGGCCGCGAGCTCGGTGAGACCGGGCTGAACGCCGCGCTGGCCGCGCACTACGACGTGGCACCCGTGCTCGCCGCCGGCGACGACACACTGGCCGGCGAGGCCGAGGAGGCCGTGCCAGGCATGTTCGGCGTGCCGGTGAAGTGGGCGCTCGGGGCGTACGCGGCACAGAACCTGCATCCGGAGGAGGCGTGCGCCAGGATTGAGGCCGCCGTGCCCGACGCGCTCGCCGAACGTGCGAACGTCCGGCCGCTGCACGTCGAGGCCCCGGTCGACCTGGAGGTCGACCTGGTGCGCCCGGGTATGACCGAGCGCGCACTGCTCGTCCCCGGCGTCAAGCGCCGGGGCGGCCGCACGCTCGGCTACGTCGCCGACGACATCGCCGCCGCACACGACCTGGTCACCCTGTTCGCCGTCCTCGCCACCACCGACTGACACCGACCGCCGCCGGGCGGCGGGTAGAGCTAGGCTGGAGGGGTGCGAATTCCCGGTCGTAAGCGCGCCGCCGTCTACACGGTCACGGACGCGGCACGGCCGTACTCCGAGGACATCGACTCCCGCCGCAAGCGGTACATGTTCTGGATGGCGGTACGTACCGTCTGCTTCATCCTGGCGATCGTGCTGGTGCTGGTGCTCGATGGCCAGGCGCGGGTGATCGCGTTCTTCGCGGTCGCGCTGCCCGCCATCGTGCTGCCGGTGCTGACGGTGATCTTCGCCAACGCCGGCCGGGAACCCGCAGGCGAGCGGTTCGCGACGTACGAGCCCGACCGGCCGGAGCTCACCAACTCCAACGGCAACGGCAGCGGCCCCGTGGAGTCATCCTGACCGACGACGACACCCTCATCTGCTCGGCCAAGGGCTGCCGCGAGCCCGCCGCCTGGCAGCTGCTGTGGAACAACCCCCGCATCCACGAGGACGCGCGCAGGAAGACCTGGCTCGCCTGCGACGAGCACCGCGAGCACCTCACCACGTTCCTCGGCCGCCGCGGCATGCTCCGCGAGGTCGAATCGCTCGCCTAGCCGTCGCGCAGGTACGAGCGGACCCACGCGACGCCGACGGCGATCGCGGCCGCGACTACCGCTACCGGAACGGCGATGAGCAGGAAACCGTAGACGCCGATCACTTGAGTGCTCCTTCCGTAGCCAGCTTGACGTCGTCGTGGTGCACCAGCCGCGGACCCCGCGGCGCAACGGCGTACGTGACGAAGTACACGACCGCGTTCACGACCACGCCGAAGACGATGCCGCTCACGCCGTACGGCTCCCCCAGACCCCACGTCCAGATCGCGCCGCCGAGACCGCCGCCGACCATGGCCGCGAGGCCGGCGGACGAGCTGCGCAGGCCCCACACGACGGCGACGACGAGCGGCAGCACGACGGTCGGCGCCCACAGGTTGAACGCGAGCAGGAAGGCGTCGATGATCGAAGGCGCGGTGCTGGCGAACGCCACCGCCGCGACGCCGACCGCGAGCGTGCTCAGCCGCTGCACGAGCAGCCGATGCCGGTCGCTTGCGTGCGGCCGGATGAACGGTACGTAGATGTCCTTCACGAAGACGATGGCCGTCGAGTTCAGGTACGACGACGCCGTGGACTGGATCACCGCGAGCAGCGCCGCGAGCGCGAGCCCGGTGGCGCCGACAGGCAGCAGGTTCGCCATCACCGTCGGCAGCGCCTGGTCGGTGGCGATCTTCGGGTAGAGGATCAGCGCGACCAGGCCGATCGAGCCGGTGACGAAGTAGAACGCGAGCGAGAAGAACCCGGACACCACGTAGCCGCGCCGCGCGGCTCGCGGGTCGCTCGCCGCGAACGCCCGCTGCGCGAACGGCGGCGTCATCGTCTCCCCCAGCAGGAATGTGATGAACGTGCCGACGAACGCCACCACCGTCCAGCCGCCGAGGAGGGTCAGGTGGTCGGCGGGCACCCGCTCGACGATCTCGGCCGGCCCGCCGACCTTCACCACGCCGAGGACGAGCGCAACCGGCACCAGGATGCCGAGCACGAGGAACTGCACCACGTCGGTCTGCACGACCGCCCACATGCCGCCGAACGTCGAGTACAGCAGCACGACGCCCATGCCTATCAGGATGCCGACGAACAGCGAGATGTCGAGCATGGTGGTGAGCAGGGTGCCCACCGCGAGGATCTGGCCGCCGAGGATGCCCGCGCACAACCCCAGCGACAGCAGGCCGGAGATCAGCCGCGCGCCCTTGCCGTAGTGGACCTCCATCACGTCGCCCACCGTGTGCGCGCCCTCGTAGCGGCGCAGCTTGTGCACCATGAACTGGCCGACGAGCACCGTCTGCAGGCCGAACGCGAAGAACGCGAACATGAAGACGTAGCCGTCCTTCAGCACGTTGCCCGCGTTGCCCATGGCGGCGCCGCCGCCGAGGAACGAGGCGGCCACGGTCGCGAAGAGGATCGGCCAGCCGAGGCGGCCGCCCGCGACCGCGAAGTCGTCGGACGAGCGGATACGGCGCACCGCCCGCACGCCGATCACGACGAGCACCGCGAAGTACAGACAGACAAAGACCCAATCGATAGCCCTCACCGCACGGCCTCCTTCTGTAGGACAGGTGTGGCTGGACGCGCCGCCGTGCTCGGCGTGCGTCTCTCGTCAACGGGACGGGCGCGGTTGCCGGTGAGGCACACCGCACCGGTACTGCACCGCCGGTACCTAAGGCGTGGTCAGTGCGAAGACGCGGCCTTTGGCACCGGACGGCAGATCGCTCAGGTCGGGCAAGCCGTGCCTCCTTCCCGCAGCAGTCCGGTGTCGCTGGTCTGCGGCAGCTGCCACACGGCCGGCACGTCCGCGCCGGCCAGCAGGTGGCTGGCGAGGACCTCGCCGGTGTACGGCCCGTACGTGATGCCTTCCCCCTCGTGCCCGGCCGCGACGCTCAGGCCGGGCGCGAGCCGGCCGACGTACGGGTAGCCGCCGGTCGCCCACGGCCGGAAGCCGACCCAGGAACGGGTCACCCGGCACGACGCGAGCCCCGGGTACAGGCTCACGGCGGCCGCGCACATCCGGGTCACGAGGTGCGGGTCGACCTGGTCGCGCAGGCCGACCCGCTCCCTGCTCGCCCCGATCAGCACGGTGCCGCTCTTCGTCACGGTGACCAGCGGCACGACGTGCAGGTCGGGGTCGGCGCTCTGCGCGACGTCCGCGTACGTGGACCCCATGGCACCGCAGCGGACCAGCTCGGCCGCCTTCCGCTCGACCACGAGCACGTGCCCGCGGCGCGGCTCGATCGGCACCCGGTGACCGCTGCCGGCGAGCAGCTCGCCCGTCCAGGCGCCGGCGGCCACCACGACCTCGTCCGCCGGGTGGGTGCCGTCCGCCGTCCGCACCTCACCCGGCCGCACCGCCTGCACCCGGGTGTGCGGGCGGACCGTCGTGCCGGCCGCACGCGCCAGCCGCAGCATGGCCAGCGTCGCGAGCATCGGCTGCAGCTCCCGGCTCTCGACCACCTGGCTGCCGAACCGCACAGGTGCGAGTCCTGGCTCGACCGCCACGCACTGCGCACCCGTCAGCTCTCGCACGTCGACGCCCGCCGCGCGCAGGGCCGCGACGCGTTCGACCAGCGCGCGTTCCTGCGCCTCGTCCTGCGCCACCATGAGCAGCTCGTTGGACTCGAACTCGATGTCGCCGACCTGCGGCAGCAGCCGCTGCCAGGTGGCCAGCGCCGCGCGGACCAAAGGGACGTCCGCCGGCCGCTTGTTGCCGAGGAAGAGCGAGCCGTCGGAGCGTGCCGACGCACCGCTCGGCGGGTCGCCGGCGTCGAGCAGCTCGACGCGGGCGCCCTGCCGGGCCAGCGCGTAGGCGCACGACGCACCGACGATGCCGCCGCCCACCACGATGACCTTCATGACGCGAGCGCTCCCACCGTCATCGGGCGCGCCGGCAGCCTGCTGGCCAGCCGCCCGGCCGTCCCTGCCGCGGCACCGTTGACGTCGTCGGTCAGCTCGCCGGCCAGCTGTGCGCACATCCGACCCTGGCACGGACCCATCCCGCACCGGGTGCGCATCCGCACGCCCGCGACGGTGGTCGCGCCGTCCCTGGCCGCCGCCCTGATCCGACCCGCCGTGACGCCCTCGCACCGGCACACCACCGCACCGTCCGCCACGTACGCCGCCAGCGGCGGCGGGGCGAGCGCGCGCTGCGCGGCGCGGGCGAAGCGGGCCAGCCGGCGCCACCGCCCGGTGTCGGCAAGCGCCGCGAACCCGGCGTGGGCCGCGGCAGAGCTGCCGGCCACCAGCCCGTCCGCCACCGCCTTGCGGTGGCCGCCGATCCCGACGACCTCACCGGCGGCGAACACCCCGGGGACGCTCGTCCGCGACCGGTCGTCGGCGGCGACGAACCAGGTGCGCTGCCGTTGGTCGAACCGCAGCCGGCAACCCGCCAGGTCCGCCACGGCGAGCTGCGGCAGGAACCCGTAGCCGAGTGCGACTGCGTCGCAGCCCACCTCTCGGCGCCGGCCGCCCGGCACGTCGACCAGCACCGCCGCCTCCACCCGACCGTCGCCCACGACCTGCTCGACCACCCAGCCGGCATGCAGCGCGACGCGGTGCCGCAGCAGCGTACGGGCCGTACCCGACCGCCTCAGGCACCACCTGGGGAGCGTGCAGCACCCCGGCGCCCAGCCACGGCAGGTGGGTGAGCGCGATCTCGGCGACGCCGCCGCCGGCGCGGACGACCTCGGCGGCGACCGGCAGCGCGAACGGCCCGGTGCCGGCGAGCAGCACCGCGTCGCCCACCCGCACCCCGTCCTTCGCCAACGCCTGGGCGGCCCCGGCGGTCAGCACGCCTGGCAGCTCGCCACCGGCGACGGCGAGCGGCCGGTCGTACGCGCCCGTCGCGACCACCAGGCTGCCGAACTGCACCGCGTGGTTCGTCGTACGCAGCTGCCGCGCGGCCGGGTCGACGTGCCAGACGCTCTCCGCAAGCAGCGTCTCCGCGCCGCTGGCGCGAAAGCGGGTCGCGACCGGGTGGTCCACGCGCGCCGGCGGCCGCGGGCGCAGGTACTGACCGCCCACGATCGGCTGCTCGTCGACGACCAGCGTCCGCGCACCGGCCTCGGCCGCGACGGCGGCGGCCGCGAGTCCCGCCGGACCGGCGCCGACGACGAGCACGTCCACGTCAGGCATCGCTGCTCCGCACCAGGCAGGTACGCACGGTCGTGCCCGCCACCTGTCGCTCGCACTGCTGGCAGACACCCATCGCGCAGAACACGCCGACGCCGTCGGCCATGGCCGCGGCGAGCGACGGGTACCGCCGCAGCTCCTCGGCCAGCAGCGACCGGCCGGGGGCGTCGGCGGTCACGCGGTCACGGTCGGCGGTCATAGGTCTCGCCCAACCGGTAGTCGGTGACGAGCTGCTTCAACTCGTCGAGCAGGCCGCCGTGCAACCGCTGCAGCGGCAGCCGCGGCCCGCCTACGGCGAAGCCGAGCAGCTCCAGACCGGCCTTAACCGCGACCGGGTTCGGCATGCCGTAGCAGGCCCGCATCAGCGGCAGCATGGCGATCTGCCGTTGCCGCCAGTGCGCGAGGTCACCGGTGACGTTCGCCGTGTCG belongs to Streptosporangiales bacterium and includes:
- a CDS encoding helix-turn-helix domain-containing protein: MPAGLTDRQAKVWAAVAAGRSTPADIGADLELAKSQTYKLLAELTETGYVRRTAKGRYTVTK
- a CDS encoding aminopeptidase encodes the protein MRVLVSVDMEGIAGVVAGDDVQPGHHEYERNRAYMTAEANAAVRGVLAHDPDATVLVADAHSGFRNLLPHELDRRCTLIRGKPRAHGMVAGLDHDVDAVVFIGYHGRAGLGTSVLSHTISGAAISAVRCNGRELGETGLNAALAAHYDVAPVLAAGDDTLAGEAEEAVPGMFGVPVKWALGAYAAQNLHPEEACARIEAAVPDALAERANVRPLHVEAPVDLEVDLVRPGMTERALLVPGVKRRGGRTLGYVADDIAAAHDLVTLFAVLATTD
- a CDS encoding DUF3099 domain-containing protein, which gives rise to MRIPGRKRAAVYTVTDAARPYSEDIDSRRKRYMFWMAVRTVCFILAIVLVLVLDGQARVIAFFAVALPAIVLPVLTVIFANAGREPAGERFATYEPDRPELTNSNGNGSGPVESS
- a CDS encoding sodium:solute symporter family protein gives rise to the protein MRAIDWVFVCLYFAVLVVIGVRAVRRIRSSDDFAVAGGRLGWPILFATVAASFLGGGAAMGNAGNVLKDGYVFMFAFFAFGLQTVLVGQFMVHKLRRYEGAHTVGDVMEVHYGKGARLISGLLSLGLCAGILGGQILAVGTLLTTMLDISLFVGILIGMGVVLLYSTFGGMWAVVQTDVVQFLVLGILVPVALVLGVVKVGGPAEIVERVPADHLTLLGGWTVVAFVGTFITFLLGETMTPPFAQRAFAASDPRAARRGYVVSGFFSLAFYFVTGSIGLVALILYPKIATDQALPTVMANLLPVGATGLALAALLAVIQSTASSYLNSTAIVFVKDIYVPFIRPHASDRHRLLVQRLSTLAVGVAAVAFASTAPSIIDAFLLAFNLWAPTVVLPLVVAVVWGLRSSSAGLAAMVGGGLGGAIWTWGLGEPYGVSGIVFGVVVNAVVYFVTYAVAPRGPRLVHHDDVKLATEGALK
- a CDS encoding FAD-dependent oxidoreductase, whose translation is MKVIVVGGGIVGASCAYALARQGARVELLDAGDPPSGASARSDGSLFLGNKRPADVPLVRAALATWQRLLPQVGDIEFESNELLMVAQDEAQERALVERVAALRAAGVDVRELTGAQCVAVEPGLAPVRFGSQVVESRELQPMLATLAMLRLARAAGTTVRPHTRVQAVRPGEVRTADGTHPADEVVVAAGAWTGELLAGSGHRVPIEPRRGHVLVVERKAAELVRCGAMGSTYADVAQSADPDLHVVPLVTVTKSGTVLIGASRERVGLRDQVDPHLVTRMCAAAVSLYPGLASCRVTRSWVGFRPWATGGYPYVGRLAPGLSVAAGHEGEGITYGPYTGEVLASHLLAGADVPAVWQLPQTSDTGLLREGGTACPT
- a CDS encoding FAD-dependent oxidoreductase, with product MPDVDVLVVGAGPAGLAAAAVAAEAGARTLVVDEQPIVGGQYLRPRPPARVDHPVATRFRASGAETLLAESVWHVDPAARQLRTTNHAVQFGSLVVATGAYDRPLAVAGGELPGVLTAGAAQALAKDGVRVGDAVLLAGTGPFALPVAAEVVRAGGGVAEIALTHLPWLGAGVLHAPQVVPEAVGYGPYAAAAPRRAACRLGGRAGRGRRSGGGGGAGRRAGRPAPRGGLRRSRTRLRVPAAARRGGPGGLPAAVRPTAAHLVRRRRRPVADERPRGVRRR